DNA from Candidatus Binatia bacterium:
AGATGGCGATCGAGGAGCGCTCCGCGCTCGACGCTCTCGGCGCGGCCGAGACGATCGCGGGAAAGAGCAACGTCACGATCCATACCGAGACGATCAAGACGCGCTCCACCAAACAGGCCGTTCTCGACGCCGCGAAGCGCGAGAAAGCGAACCTGATAATTCTCGGCTCCTTTCGCGAAGGCAAGTACAGCGGCGCACCGCTCGGCCGCACGATCGAAGAGATCGCCGCCGAAGCAAAATGCGATGTGCTCATCGGCGTCGAAGGCAAGCACGGCACGCTGTTGGTAGACGAGAGCGCGCAAACCGGTCCGCAACAAGAGTAACCCGAGGAGGAACCTGGTGAAATTCAACCGAGCGTTATC
Protein-coding regions in this window:
- a CDS encoding universal stress protein — encoded protein: MTPSGEIHVSVAGAIAALLIAGLIGATLWWMLHPPVSYVQRIAAQAESELERMVGSLIVVFSPEIDSSHMMALAVKLARGERSELLALYIIEVPYTLPPDAEMAIEERSALDALGAAETIAGKSNVTIHTETIKTRSTKQAVLDAAKREKANLIILGSFREGKYSGAPLGRTIEEIAAEAKCDVLIGVEGKHGTLLVDESAQTGPQQE